The genomic region AGCAGGCGGGCCATGATCCGGTTGTCCGGCGGGGTGGACGGGCCGGTGCGGATGCCGGTGATCAGGGCCAGCTCGTCCTGCGGCGCCTCGTCAGCGCGCTCGTCGAGCATCTCCTTGATCTGGCCGACCATGCCGCGCAGCACCGCGGCCTCCTGCTGGGTCAGCTCGGCGACGAGTTGGCCGCCGTCGCGGCGCCAGCCGATCACGTGTCACGCTGCATGGTCGCCCACAGCCCGGCGGCATGCAGTTTCGCCACGTCGGCCTCGCACTTCTCCTTGTCCCCTGAGGACACGATCGCCTTCCCCTTGTGATGCACGTCGAGCATCAGCTTGGTCGCCTTGTCGCGACTGAAACCGAACAGCTTCTGGAAGACATAGGTCACATAGGACATCAGGTTCACCGGGTCGTTCCAGACCACGGTCATCCAGGGCCGGTCAGCGGCGACTGATTCGTCGCTGGTGGGCTCGACCTCTGTCCTCTCCAGCTCCAGGGGCGTGGACATGACTCCATGGTGTCATGAGCCACTGGAACGGCGCAGCGAAGGAGCCCCGTTCGGGGAGGACGCGGACTACGGTGATCACATGACGGCCGCAGATCGTGCGGAGAGCACCGCGTTGCTCACCGACCACTACGAACTCACCATGCTCGCGGGTGCGCTGCGTGACGGCACCGCCGACCGCGACTGTGTGTTCGAGCTCTTCGCCAGGCGACTGCCCAACGGGCGGCGATATGGCGTGGTCGCGGGGATCGGGCGGCTGCTCGACGCGATCGAGAAGTTCCGCTTCCAGGATGCCGAGATCGAGCGCCTGCGGGCCTCCGGCGTGGTGGACGAGGACACCCTGGGCTGGCTGGCCGACTACCGGTTCAGCGGCGACATCGTCGGCTACGCCGAGGGCGAGCTGTACTTCCCCGGCTCCCCTGTGCTCACTGTCACATCCAGCTTCGGCGAGGGCGTGCTGCTGGAGACGCTGGCGCTGTCCATCCTCAACCACGACTGCGCGGTGGCCTCGGCCGCGGCGCGGATGGTGTCGGCGGCCAACGGGCGCGGGCTGATCGAGATGGGCACCCGGCGCACGCACGAGGAGGCCGCGGTGGCCGCCGCCCGGTGCGCCTTCCTGGCCGGGTTCACCGCCACCTCCAACCTGGAGGCGGGCCGCCGCTACGGCATCCCGACCGCGGGCACCTGCGCGCACGCCTTCACCCTGCTGCACGACTCCGAAGAGGACGCCTTCCGCGCCCAGGTGGCCGCGCTCGGGGTGAACACCACGCTGCTGGTGGACACCTACGACATCACCAAGGGCATCAAGACCGCGGTCGAGGTGGCCGGCAGCGAGTTGGGCGCGGTGCGCATCGACTCCGGCGACCTGGGCGTGCTGGCCAGGCAGGCCCGGACGCAGCTGGACGAGCTGGGCGCGCCGGCCACCCGGATCGTGGTCTCCGGCGACCTGGACGAGTACGCGATCGCGGCGCTGCGGGCCGAGCCGGTGGACGCGTACGGGGTGGGCACCTCGCTGGTCACCGGCTCCGGCGCGCCGACCGCGGGCATGGTCTACAAGCTGGTCGAGGTCGAGGGCCGGCCGGTGGCCAAGCGCAGCTCGCACAAGGAGTCCAGGGGCGGGCGCAAGGCGGCGCTGCGGCGGCACAAGCCGACCGGCACCGCGACCGAGGAGGTCATCTACCGCTTGGCCGGCGAGCAGCCGGAGCGCCAGGACGGCGATGTCGAGCTGCAGATCCCCCTGGTGCGCGCTGGACAGCGGGTCGAGGGCCTGCCCACCCTGGAACAGGGCCGGGAACGGCTGCGCCAGGCGCTGGTCAGCGTGCCGTGGGAGGGCCTGGCGCTGTCCCAGGGCGAGCCCGCGATCCCCACCGTGTTCCTGCCGTAGGAGGTCCCGACATGGCCAACGCGCTGATCATCGTGGACGTGCAGAACGACTTCTGCGAAGGCGGTTCGCTCGCGGTGGCCGGTGGCGCCGCGGTGGCCGCGGCGATCTCCCGGCACGTGCGCGAGCAGGACTACGACTTCGTGGTGGCCACCAGGGACTACCACGTGGACCCCGGCCCGCACTTCAGCCAGACGCCGGACTACGTGGACTCCTGGCCGGTGCACTGCGTGGCCGGCACCGCGGGCGCGTCCTTCCACCCGGAGCTGGACATCACGCCGGTGCGGGCGGTGTTCTCCAAGGGCGCCTACGCCGCGGCCTACTCCGGCTTCGAGGGCGCGGGGGCCGAGGGCGAGTCGCTGGCCGACTGGCTGCGCGAGCGAGCGGTGGACCGGGTGGATGTGGTGGGCATCGCCACCGACCACTGCGTGCGGGCCACCGCGCTGGATGCCAGGGCGGCCGGACTGGAGACCACCGTGCTGCTGGGGCTGACCGCGGGGGTGGCCCGGCCGACGGTGGACATCGCGCTCAGCCAGCTGCGCGCGGCCGGGGTCGAGCTGACCGGCGAACCTGCTGTGGCACAAGGGTTGTGAGTGGAGTGCCGCCCCGCTCCCACCCGGGGCGGCACTCCAGGCCCGGGCCCCTGCCTACCGGGGCGGCGAGGTCGGCGCGCAGGCGGTGGCGCCCACGGTGATCGTGCCGCCGACCGCGCCGTAGCCGTCGTCCGGGTCGAGCGTGATGTGCATCGCGGTCAGCGCGATCGCGCCCTGGTCCGACTCCACCTTGTTCACCACGATCTTGGCCACCGGCGGCATGCCGGTCTTGCCGGGCACCATGGTCACGTGGTTCTGCGGGACCGGGCTGGGCAGCGTGAACCCGCTGTAGCCGTTGAGCTTCCACCCGGCGCTGGTGCCCTGCTCGGTGGACTTGCAGGTGGCCTCGAAGCTCTTGACCCTGATCAGCCGCCTGCCGTACTCGGCCTTGTTGAACAGGTTCAGCTCGAAGTCGCTGCCCGCGACCTTGATGTCGGCGTTGCCCGCCGCGTCCTGGTTGCAGGTGGTGGTGCCCGAGCCGAACCGCACGCCCGGGTAGCTCACGCCCGGCGTGCTGGCCGAGGCCTGCTCGCCGAGCCGGCACGGGATGATCGGGCCGGAGCTGGACGTGCTGGCGCCCGTCACGGTGACCGAGCCGAGCTCGGCGACACCCGGGTCACCAAGATCCGCGTACGCGGGCGTGAGGCCCGCACTCATGACCGCGGCGACCGCCGCGCCGACGATACCGATCCGGACACCAGCTCGCCGCAG from Crossiella sp. CA-258035 harbors:
- a CDS encoding isochorismatase family protein, with the translated sequence MANALIIVDVQNDFCEGGSLAVAGGAAVAAAISRHVREQDYDFVVATRDYHVDPGPHFSQTPDYVDSWPVHCVAGTAGASFHPELDITPVRAVFSKGAYAAAYSGFEGAGAEGESLADWLRERAVDRVDVVGIATDHCVRATALDARAAGLETTVLLGLTAGVARPTVDIALSQLRAAGVELTGEPAVAQGL
- a CDS encoding nicotinate phosphoribosyltransferase, which produces MTAADRAESTALLTDHYELTMLAGALRDGTADRDCVFELFARRLPNGRRYGVVAGIGRLLDAIEKFRFQDAEIERLRASGVVDEDTLGWLADYRFSGDIVGYAEGELYFPGSPVLTVTSSFGEGVLLETLALSILNHDCAVASAAARMVSAANGRGLIEMGTRRTHEEAAVAAARCAFLAGFTATSNLEAGRRYGIPTAGTCAHAFTLLHDSEEDAFRAQVAALGVNTTLLVDTYDITKGIKTAVEVAGSELGAVRIDSGDLGVLARQARTQLDELGAPATRIVVSGDLDEYAIAALRAEPVDAYGVGTSLVTGSGAPTAGMVYKLVEVEGRPVAKRSSHKESRGGRKAALRRHKPTGTATEEVIYRLAGEQPERQDGDVELQIPLVRAGQRVEGLPTLEQGRERLRQALVSVPWEGLALSQGEPAIPTVFLP
- the clpS gene encoding ATP-dependent Clp protease adapter ClpS; translated protein: MSTPLELERTEVEPTSDESVAADRPWMTVVWNDPVNLMSYVTYVFQKLFGFSRDKATKLMLDVHHKGKAIVSSGDKEKCEADVAKLHAAGLWATMQRDT